The DNA region GAAGTGACCGACGTAATCACGAATTTTCGCAAATACGCAAAATCCTGCAGTTAATTTCTTCGATAAACGGAATCTGTATTCTCTTTTTTAGCGCGGGATCGGAAGAAATTACCTAATGCGGAAACCCTGAGATGCCTAAAATCATTCCCTAGTTGCCGAGTTTTGGGTTGAGAAATCAGGCTCTATCTCTCGTCTTCCATAGTGCGGCACGCAGGATATCCCCGCTCAGACACTCAACGTCGCTTGGATCGACGTGACGAAAGCTCATGCAGGATTCTTCAAGGCAAGGAATGCCTTGGTCCAGATGACGTGGATTTACGTATTTTAGGGGAGGCTATCCCTCCCCATCCTTCGCAAAAATGTGAAGGATGGGCCACCAGGGATTTGTGGGCTTAAAGAGGAAAAACGGTCGAATCAGCGTGCAGAATCGAGATAAATCAGGCCTGAGTGGGAGCTGGTTCAGCAGGTTCTGCCGACGCGGGAAACGCAGGTACCGGTTTCTTTGCCGGAACGACTTCAGCCTTCTTTGAAGGCGCAAGAATGGCATGGAGGGTCGTGCCTTCCATGCGCGGCATGAATTCGACCAGTCCGGCGTCTCCTATATCTAGGATGAGGCGGTTAATGATCTTGTAACCGAGGTCGCGGTGCGCCATCTGGCGACCTTTGAAACGGAGCGATGCCTTGACCTTGTCGCCATCGCCGAGGAAGCGGACGGCCTGGTTTTTCTTGGTCTGGTAATCGTGTTCGTCTACCGTGACCGAGAACTTGACCTCTTTAATGACAATGATCTTTTGCTTCTTGCGGGCGGCGCGGTCGCTCTTGTCTTTCTCGTAGAGGAACTTGCCGTAGTCCTGGATTTTACAGACGGGGGGAACGGCGTTGGGGGATATCTCTACGAGATCCAGCGCGCGTTCGCGGGCCATTTTAAGGGCTTCGAAGGGAGCCATGACGCCGAGTTGTTCGCCGTTCTCGTCGATGACGCGAATTTCGCGGGCGCGGATACGTTCATTGGTGCGGATGAAAGACTTGGCGGAACGTTTATCAATTGGGGGAATAGGTCGCCTCCACAGCGTGCATTGCGGCTCGCTATGCGTTTGTATAGGGTTAGGCGCATCCTTAAGGTTAAAGGTTGCGCTGCAACGTAAAGTATAGCACTTTCGATGCCACGGTCGGCATGGAGCGCCACGGGGCTCCAGCGGCTTTCATAACCGAGTTTGCTTTGGAGATGCGATAACGGATACTGTGTGTATGCTCCCAATGGTGAGAGGAAACGAATGAAACGTCGAATACTGCTTGTAGATGATGAAGTTGCTGTGCTGTTGACTTTGAAGGCTGTGCTGGAGATTAGCGGATTCGAAGTGGATACCGCCGCTTCAGCGAAAGAAGGCAAGTCGAAGCTGCATACGCATGAGTATCACATGGTGATTACAGACATGCGTATGGAGAAGGAGGCATCAGGCCTGGAAGTGATCAAGGCAGCGCGGGCGGCATCGTACCGGCCGGCAGTGGCACTGCTAACGGCGTTTCCGACGGCGGACGAGGACTGGCAGGAGATGGGCGCAGACAAGATGCTGGTCAAGCCAATGCACACGCGCGTCCTGCTTGAACAGCTTGAAAAGCTCTTGGCTTCACATGAAAACAAACTGGCGAATGGGGCGGGATCAAAGAAGGACCCTGCGCCGAAGACGCCGAGCAAGAAAGCTCCGGCAAAGACAGCTCTGGCAAAGAAGACCCCAGGCATCAAGGCTCCGGCAAAGAAGGCGGCAGCAAAGAAGACACCTGCTAAAGCTTCTACCAAGAAGACAGCGAAGAAGGTTTCGGCTCGAAATAAATAATTAGCTGGGGCTATGAGTCTTGATGTAGTTGCGAAGGGCACCGTTGAGATCGAGAGCCTTCTGAACGCCGCCGTCTAACATCCGCAGCCAGTCGGAGGCGGGCTCCTTCATCTCGGTGGTGCTGAGGAGATAGCTCGTCTGCACGATGATCTCGAGGGCATTGCTGAGGTCGTGGGCGAGCTTGCGTATCTCGATGGCCAGGTCTTCGGGAATCTGAGGAGTGCTGCCGCCGTTCTGAGAGAGTAAGGGATTTTGTTCGGTCATAGGTAAATGTTCCTGCGTCACAGGTAATGAGATGCCAGATCGAGGAATAGGTCTCTTACGCTGTAGTGGAATTGACAGCGGCCCGCACGTTTGCGAGACTGAATGCTCGGGGTTTAGTGGTTTTCGGCTCTGGCTGGAACGCTTACACCGTGCCGTAGTGGCGGAATTGGCAGACGCGCATGGTTCAGGTCCATGTACTCGCAAGGGTGTGGGGGTTCGAGTCCCCCCTTCGGCACCAAAGATCTATGAAAATGAGCACCTTTCGAGGTGCTCATTTTGTTTGTGGCACTCTGCCTCTGACCCCATGGAGTCGGCGGTCATTTATCCTGAATCTCGACTATGAACGAAGCCATCCCACAACTCCTGACCTACGATGAAGCCTCGCTTGATCGCGCCTTTGCCGCCGTCGCCGAGGAGGTCCGCGGCGGGACCTCGTCCCTTGAGACCTCGGAAGCACAGGAAGCCTTTCGGCTGCATTGGCTGGGTCGGAAGCAGGGACGCCTGAAACTTATCAGCGAGGCATGGCTGAAGTCAGCTCCCGCAGAAGCGCGCAAGCCATTGGGTATCCGGTTCAACCAGCTTAAGCAGGAGATCGAAGCGGCACTGCAGGCTCCCGTGGCTGCGGCTGGTGCGGCTGTGGTGCGGGGAATCGATATCACCCTGCCGGGAACGGTTCGGCAGCCGGGAATCGCCCATCCCCTGCTCGAAACGATGCAGGAGATCGTTCGGGTATTTCACCATCTTGGGTACTCAACGAATCTTGGGCCGCAGGTGGAGACCGACTTCTATAACTTCGAGGCGCTGAACTTTCCTCAGAACCACCCAGCGCGGGATACGCAGGACACCTTGCAGATCGCCGATCAAGGCGCGAAGCCCAGCCGCGACCGACTGCTGATGCGGACGCATACCTCCCCTGTCCAGATCAGGACGATGGTCGCCCAGGCTCCGCCGATTCGCATCGTCATTCCCGGCAAGGTGCATCGCAACGACGCCGCGGACGCCACGCACTCGCCTATTTTCCACCAGGTGGAGGGGCTTTGTGTGGATACGAACATTACCTTCTCCGACCTGAAGGGTACGCTCGACCATGCGATGAAGGCGCTGTTCGGGTCAGGGGTCAAGACCCGCTTCTTTCCCAGCTTCTTCCCTTTCACCGAGCCCTCGGCGGACGTGCAGATCTCGTGCATCTTCTGCGGCGGCAAGGGCTGCCGGAAGTGCAAGCACTCAGGCTGGATCGAGCTGCTGGGCTGTGGGATGGTAGACCCTGCTGTCTTTGCCAGCGTGACCGAAGAGCGCCGCAAGCTGGGGCTCGATGACGATGCTTATAATCCTGACCGGATTACAGGTTTCGCCTTCGGCATGGGTGTCGAGCGCATTGCAATGATTCAGCATGGCATTTCGGATATTGGACAGTTCTACTCCGGCGATATGCGGTTTCTGGAGCAGTTTGCCTAAAAAACAGACGGAGGCCGGAACAGTTTCTATGGACTGGCAGCCACAGTTTCTAGCGAACTCCGAGAACATCGCATTTTGCATGCAACGCTAATTGGTGAGCCGTTCCGCCCAGATAGCGACTGATTCCTCCTGGGTCGCGGCGAAGGCCGACTACCAGAAGCTCAGGCAGCAACCGGCCTACGCCCTGAAGCAGGGCATCGATCTCGTTTCCTTCAATCATCTCGGAATGCAGGCTGACACCGGCCTTCTCTGCCGTGGCCCTGGCTTTGTTGTGCAGGTCGTCATAAAACGCACGCTTCTGATTTTTCAACAACAGTGGAACCTCGGGAGCGATTGCCGACACGTAGCTCATGTAAGCGGGCTGGTTCTCGATGACGGTAATCAGGTAGAGTTCCCCTCCAACAAGCTTGGCCAAACCGAGCGCCGAACGAAAGGCGCGTTCCGCTTCCGGTGATTCATCGTATGCAACTGCAATTTTCTTGAACATCGAATCCCTCCACTGCTTGCGAGCTACGGACTCGGGATGCTTCCGACTTCGAGGCCGACGTTTTAAATGCTAGGAGTGCCTTTTCTTTGAAATCCCAAGAAAGCCAAAGAGCAGATGAAGCACCGCCAGCGCGAGCGCACCCCAAAATGCTGCCCCGAAGGTGGTTACGGCGAAGCCCGGTACAAACTGGCTGGAGAACCAGAGAATCACTGCATTGATGACCAGGAAGAAGACGCCGAAGGTAAGAATGCCCAGCGGCAGCGTGATGATCTTGAGGAAGAGGCCCAGCGTCGCATTGAAGAGGCCGATGATGATGACCGCAATCAGCGCGGAGATGAGGCTGCTGACGTGGAAGCCCTCTACGAAATGCGACACGATCAGCAGAGCCAGGGCATTTAGGATCCAGTGCAAAAGCAATCGGAGCATCGTTGGTTCCCTTTTTAGCCTTCGTTAAATTTTTGATTGCAGCCAGCACTTCTGACAACAGAGCATACCCGACCTCCGCCTGGACTGCTCGCATTTTGGTGAGTCGTGCAGACTTTTGGGGTTGTCTAAACTAAAGACTCGACATTCCTTGAGGAGGCTGCGCCCGTGGGAAAGCAGTTTGACCGGATTGAACCGCATCATCGCGAGTTCATTGAGCGGCAGCGGATCTTCTTTAATGCTTCCGCCGCCGCAGACGGACATGTAAATGTTTCGCCGCGTGATGTCGCGGCTCTGCGCGTGATTGATGCCAATACGGTCGCGTATGTCGATCGCACCGGCAGCGGTAATGAGACTGCGGCGCATCTGCTGGCCGATGGACGGCTGACTCTGATGTTCTGCGCGTTTGAAGGACCGCCCCTGATTCTTCGTCTGTATGGTCGGGGTCGAATTGTGCCGCGCCTCAGCGCGGAGTATGCGGCACTGCTGGCAGCGCACTTTGATAACACCGCGCCGCCGGGGGTGCGCCAGATGGTGATGCTCGAAGTGGGCTTGGTGCAGACCTCCTGTGGCATGAATGTTCCCTTTTTCGACTTTGCGGGCGAACGCGATCAGCTTACCCGCTGGGCCGAAGCGAAGGGCGAAAAGGGTCTGGAGGAGTACTGGCACCTGAAAAATGAACGCAGTATCGACGGGTTTCCGACGGGGATGCTTGAGAAGACCCGTTCCTGAATTCATCCACTTAATCAAACATTATCGATATTACTAAAATTTTATAAACTCGCTAACTTTGCTATAAATACAACATGGACTCTATTCGCAACCCCTATGCCCCGGGCGCAGGTACGCAACCTCCCGAGCTCGCAGGACGGGACAGCGTGCGGAAGCAGGTTCATGTCGCCATTGCCCGGCTCCGGATTGGGCGGCCAGCTAAAAGCGTTTTGATGGTGGGACTGCGCGGGGTGGGAAAGACCGTACTTCTGGACAAAATGCGCGCCGATGCCGAGGCTGAGGGTGTCTTTACGGTACGGGCTGAGACACCGGAGAACCGCTCACTTCCCGCGTTGCTTGCCCCTCAATTGCGCTTGGCTTTGCTACGCCTGAGCAAGGTGGAAAATGCCAAAGACCTTGCTCTATATGGCCTTCGTGCTCTCGCCGGATTCGTCAAGGCGTTCAAGCTGAAATACAACGATATCGAGGTAGGTCTTGATCTCGATCCTGAAGTTGGACTAGCTGATAATGGGGATCTTGAAGGAGATCTGGCCACATTGTTTGAGCAGGTGGGACGCGCAGCCAGGAGCGCCGGTACTGACGTAGTACTTTTTATCGATGAGATTCAGTACATCGAAGAAGCTCAGTTCGCTGCTCTTATCTCGGCGCTTCATCGCTGTGCCCAGGCGAATCTGCCGCTCACGATGGTCGGTGCAGGGTTACCGCAACTGCGCGGTCTCGCTGGAAATGCTAAATCGTATGCCGAGCGTCTCTTTGATTTTCCGATGATCGGTCCCCTCGCTCCGTCTGAAGCTCAACTGGCAATTCTGAAACCGGCCCACGATGAGGGCGTTGATTTCACACCTGACGCAGTTGGCAGCATTCTCGACCGCACCCATGGATATCCATACTTTCTTCAGGAATGGGGAAAACACTCCTGGGATGTCGCACGGCAGAGCCCCATCACCCTTACTGACGTAGATGAGGCTTCCAGTCAGGCAGTCGCGGCGCTCGATGAGAGTTTTTTCAGGGTAAGATTCGATCGCTTGACTCCGACAGAGAAGAAATATCTTCGCGCCATGGCGGAATTAGGACCGGGACCTCATCGTTCAGGAGACATTGCTACAACTCTCGGTAAAGCTGTGAACAGCCTTGCACCCCTTCGTCAAAGCCTTATCCTGAAAGGGATGCTGTGGAGCCCGAACCACGGGGATACCGCTTTTACTGTGCCATTGTTCGATGAGTTCATGAAGCGCATCATGCCCGGACCAAACTGGAAGACCGATTGATTCTGAAAGGAATCGGCGCGGATTAACGGAAGGAATTGAATAACCCCCTCTACCCATGAAGATTCTTACAAGCTGGCTCCGCTCTTACCTGCCGCAACTTACTGTCTCCGACCGCCAATTGGCGGATGACCTCACCCTGCGCGGCATCGCCGTCGAAGGCGTGCATGACCTTGGCGAAGGCAATGGCCATCTGTTCGAGATGGACATCACCACCAACCGCGTCGATGCAATGAACCACTACGGCATAGCGCGAGAGGCGGCGACGATCTATAACCTGCCGCTGGCTCCGCTCGATGTGGCGCTGCCTGCTTCGACGGAAGGCGCGAAGTCTTTTCCCGTTCGAATTGAGGCATCTGATCTCTGCGGTCGATTTACGGCGCGGGTGCTGCGCGGAGTAACCGTTGCTCCAAGTTCGGGGCGCATTGCAGAATACTTCAGCCTGCTCGGGCAGAAGCAGATCTCTAATGCAGTCGACGTAAGCAACTTCGTGTTGATGGGAATGGGGCATCCCACGCATGCCTTCGATTTGGACAAAATTGAGGGCGGCATCGTAGTCCGGCTGGCACGCAAAGGCGAGAAGTTGCGCCTGCTCGACGGGACGGAGCGGACCCTGGAGGCCGACGATCTGGTGGTCGCCGACGAGAAGAAGGCGCTGGCGCTCGCAGGCGTGATGGGCGGCTGGGACTCCATGATTACGGCGGAGACAAAGAACATTCTGGTGGAGGCGGCGTGGTTCGATCCAGCGAGCATTCGGCGAAGTTCGCGGCGGCACATGCTGCATACGGACGCTTCGCACCGGTTCGAGCGAGGGGCTGACTTCAATGCCGCTCCTGTAGCCAATGCACTGGTCTCGCGGCTGATCCTGGAGTCTGGCGGACAGGTTGAGGGCGAGTTGGTCGATGTGGTGGTTCCCGCAGCCGCTCTGAAGACTACCGAGCGAGCGCCGATTGCCCTTTCGGTGAAGCAGGTGCAGCGGCATTTGGGAACGACAATCGCCGCTGAGGGGATTACAAAGGAGATTGTTACGCAGTACCTTGCGTCGCTGGGGTGCGAGTTGACGCCTCAATCAGAAGACACTTTTGCGACGAAGCTGCCGAGTTGGCGACTCGATCTGGAGCGCGAAATTGACCTGATTGAAGAGGTGGCGCGCGTCTATGGCTATAACCGTTTTGCCAATACGCTGCCGACACCGGGCGTGGTGATTGCACACCCTCTGGCTGCTGCCGAGAACGCTGTGCGCACGCGGCTGCTGTCGCTCGGATTCAGCGAATCGATATCGAGCACCTTTGCCTCGCAGGCGGACAGCAACTTGTTCAGCGCGGTGGGTAAGAAGACGGTAGCGATGGAGAATCCTCTCTCAGAGGAGGCAGCGCTGCTGCGGCCTTCGCTCCTGCCGGGCATGCTGACTATGCTGACGCATAATCTGAATCGCGATGTGCAGACGGTCCGGCTATTTGAGCAGGGTGCGATCTTTGCGGGCGGGACGGATGAGGTCGCGGAGTCCGCGTCGCTCTCTCTTGGATTGACAGGCACGGTAGCGGCAAGCTCGCTGCATGCGGCGCAGGATGCGCCGGTGTTTGAACTGAAGGGCGTGATCGAGTCGCTGCTGTCGCTGTTCACGCACGGCGAAGTTACTTTTACGATGGAGACTCCGGCCTGGTTGCAGGCGGGGCGCAGTGCAACCGCGCTATTGGATGGCCAACCGGTCGCCCAATTTGGCGAACTCTCCGCTTCAGAAACAGCTCGGCGCAAGTTGCGGCAACCCGTTTATCTCGCCCAGATCGATCTGGCGAGTCTGTACTCGCTTCCTCTGCGCAAGGTGACGGCGCACGAGCTTTCGCGCTTCCAGGCCGTCGAGCGTGACTTTTCGTTTACTTTTCCCGACGCGATGCAGTGGGAGACGATTGCCGCCGCGATCCACGGACTGGCGATTCCGGAGTTGCAGCGGCTTTCGCCGACCGAGATCTTCCGCGATGCCAAGGGCAAATCGGTCCCTCCAGGCTATTACGCCCTTCTGCTGAAGTGCGTCTTTCAATCGAATGAGAGGACACTGCGAGAGGATGAGCTGACGACGTGGTGGGCGGAAATTATTGCGACGCTCACCAAGCTTGGCGGAACGATTCGCGCTCCGGGACTGTAGCGCTGAAGCTGGACTGTTTAGGACCGGAGTGCGGCGTAGACAGCATCAACCGGCTTCACAGCGGTATGTTGCCATGTTTTTTGGCCGGATTCTTCTCGCGCTTCGTCGCCAGCATATCGAGAGCGGAGTTCAAGCGCCGCCGCGTCTCGCTGGGGCGAATGACGGCATCGATATATCCCCGTTCCGCAGCAACGTAGGGATTGGCAAACCGTTCACGAAACTCCTCCACTTTTTCCTTTCGCGCCTCGGTCAGAACTTCCAGCTTCTGCTCTTCACTCAGCGAGACTCCTTGCGGCATAATGGCCTCGGCACGGCGAACGACGGCGTCCAGTTCGCGTTTGTAGACGATATTCACCGCGCCCTCCGGCCCCATCACTGCAATCTCCGCCGTTGGCCATGCCAGGTTCAGGTCGGTGCGCAGATGCTTCGAACTCATCACGCAATAGGCGCCCCCATAGGCCTTTCGCGTAATCACGGTCAGCTTTGGCACCGTCGCCTCGGCAAAGGCGTACAGCAACTTCGCTCCGTGGCGGATGATGCCGCCATGCTCCTGCTGGATTCCGGGCATGAAACCGGGCACATCTTCAAACGTAATGAGCGGAATGTTGAAGGCATCGCAGAACCGCACGAAGCGTGCTCCCTTCACGCTTGCGTTGATGTCGAGCACACCCGCGAGAAACGCGGGTTGATTGGCGACAATGCCTACCGGCCGCCCAGCCATACGCGCAAAACCAACGACGATATTCCGCGCAAAGTACTCCTGCACCTGAAAGAAATAGCCGTCATCGACAACGCGCGAAATGACATCGACCATGTCATAAGGCTGGTTGCTCTCCTCCGGAATGATGCTATCGAGCGCAGCATCGGCGCGCGCAGGATCGTCCTGCGTGGCCTTGCGCGGAGGGTCGTCGAGATTATTCGACGGCAGAAAGCTGAGCAGTTCGCGGACCATCGCGAGACATTCCTGATCGTCGTGCGCCATAAAATGCGCCACGCCCGAGATCTCGTTGTGGGTCAACGCGCCGCCCAGCGCATCCTTGGTCACGTCCTCATGGGTCACCGTCTTGATGACATCCGGCCCGGTGACGAACATGTAGCTGGTCTTCTCCGTCATCAGCGTGAAGTCCGTGATCGCAGGAGAATACACCGCGCCGCCCGCGCACGGCCCCATGATCGCCGAGATCTGCGGCACAACGCCGCTGGCCAGCGTATTGCGCAAAAAGATGTCCGTGTAACCCGCCAGCGACACAACCCCCTCCTGAATGCGCGCGCCGCCGGAGTCGTTCAACCCCACAATCGGCGCGCCTACTCGCATCGCCATATCCATGATCTTCACAATCTTCGCGGCATTCGCCTCTGAAAGCGACCCGCCAAAGACGGTGAAGTCCTGCGCAAAGACAAACACCACCCGCCCCTGTACCCGCCCATAGCCCGTGATGAAGCCATCTCCGGGAACGCGCTGGGCATCCATGCCAAAATCCGTCGCGCGGTGCGTAACAAACTTGTCGGTCTCTTCGAATGTGCCTTCATCTAACAAAAATTCGACCCGCTCCCGCGCCGACAGCTTCCCCGCCCTGCGTTCTTTTTCACGCCGCTCCGGACCTCCCCCCTCTTCGGCGATGGCGTGGCGCACCGCCAGCTCTGCAAGTTTGGAATGGTGCGCGGTGGGCTTCGCGTGCGACGCGACGGATTGTTCGGAGGCGGCCATAGGCTGCGATTTTAGCAGCGCGGGATAGACGGCGTCAGCGCCGCCCATGCCTGTCGCCAATCCATGAACGCTGATGTTTGGGTATAGTGGGCGCATCCACCAATGGAGGCGAGACGGCATGTTGAAGTGTGCGTGGCAGGGAGTGGGTGTGGTGATGCTGGCTGCTCTGATGCAGCCGATGGGTGTGACGCAGCAGAAACCCTTGGCTCCGACGCCGCCGATGGGATGGAATAGCTGGGACTCGTATGGGTTAGCTGTCACCGAGGCTCAGTTTCGCGCGAATGTCGACGCTCTGACCAAGCGCCTGAAGAGCGCGGGTTATCAATACGCCGTGGTGGATGAGGGATGGTATCTGGCCAATCCTGAAGACGCGAGCAAGCCGGAGACGCTGCAGTATCGCATCGATGCGAATGGACGGTATGAGCCTGCGCTGAACAGGTTTGCGACAGCGAAGGGCGATGCAGGGTTCAAGCCTGTGGCCGATTATGTGCACGCTCAAGGACTGAAGTTCGGTATCCACATTATTCGTGGGATCACTAAAAAGGCGGCGGCCGCGAACCTGTCGATTGCGGGCAGCGCGTTTCATGCCGTCGATGCAGCGGATACGACGGACAAGTGCCCGTGGAACCCCGACAACTTTGGCGTAAAGGACAATGCAGCTGGGCAGGCGTGGTACGACTCCCTGATGAAGCAATATGCGGGCTGGGGCGTTGACTACATCAAGGTGGATTGCATTGCGTCGCACCCGTATAAGGGCGATGAGATTCGTATGATCCATCGGGCGATTGCAAAGACGGGCCGGCCGATTGTGCTGAGCCTTTCGCCGGGGCCCGCGCCGCTGGCGGAAGCGGCGGAGTTGGGGGAGAACGCGCAGTTGTGGCGCATATCGAACGATGTCTGGGACCACTGGGAGAAGAACAAGGAGTGGTCGCAAAATGTGAAGGACCAGTTCGCCGTGATTGCAGGCTGGGCAAAGTACGTGAAGCCCGGCAACTGGCCCGATGCGGACATGCTGCCGCTAGGCAAGCTGAGCCCCGTGCCGGGCGATGGCAAGCCGCGGGCAACCCGACTAACGCAGGATGAGCAGAGGACCATGGTGACGTTGTGGTCGATTGCCCGGTCGCCGTTATTCTTTGGAGGCAACCTGACTGAACTCGATGACTGGACGGCAGCGCTGGTGACGAACCCGACGGTCGTGGCGATGGATCAGCACGGAGAGCATCAGCGGCTCGCAGGGCAGGACGGACAGGTGATTGCCTGGACGACGAAGGTTGGCGGCAACGAGTACCTCGCGCTGTTCAATGTGGGAGACTCAGCCGCGACGGTGAAGTCCGCGTTTGCGAAATATGGATTGGCAGGCGGCAAGTATTCGGCGAAAGATGTTTGGGGAAAGAAAGATCTGGGCAGCGTGGCCGAAGTGTCTGCGACCGTAGCTCCGCATGGGGTCTTGCTGCTGGAGCTACGGCGGTAGATCGTTTTCCGGTTAGCGGAGCGGGGAGAACGCCAGCGGACGCAGGATGACGTTGCTGATATTTGCGACGATCTCGGAGTCCTTGAGTTCGGGGTTAGCGCTGAGCGTCTTCCACGCAGGATCGGAGCCGAACTGCTGCCAGTGCTTCTCGCGGCCATCGAGATTATCGAAGGAGAGCATGTAGGTGATGTTCGGTTGGCGGGGACCGACGATGGATTCGCCGATAAAGACCGGGCGCATGCCGAGCCGCTGAAAGATGGCGATCTCGCCGCCGTTGAACATCCCGGCTTTTTTGTTGAGCGCCGTCATGGATTGAGACTGGTAGGTACGCAGCTCGAAGATGCGAGCCGGTCGGGTGTTCGAGTCGGTGGGAAGCACAGCTTCGGGGAGAATGGCGAGGCTGTGGAGGAGGCTGCTTTCGATGGTGACAAAGGGCATTCCCGCGCCAGAACTGAGTTTTTGCGAAGCCTTTTCGTGGGC from Edaphobacter paludis includes:
- the infC gene encoding translation initiation factor IF-3, whose amino-acid sequence is MPPIDKRSAKSFIRTNERIRAREIRVIDENGEQLGVMAPFEALKMARERALDLVEISPNAVPPVCKIQDYGKFLYEKDKSDRAARKKQKIIVIKEVKFSVTVDEHDYQTKKNQAVRFLGDGDKVKASLRFKGRQMAHRDLGYKIINRLILDIGDAGLVEFMPRMEGTTLHAILAPSKKAEVVPAKKPVPAFPASAEPAEPAPTQA
- a CDS encoding response regulator, coding for MKRRILLVDDEVAVLLTLKAVLEISGFEVDTAASAKEGKSKLHTHEYHMVITDMRMEKEASGLEVIKAARAASYRPAVALLTAFPTADEDWQEMGADKMLVKPMHTRVLLEQLEKLLASHENKLANGAGSKKDPAPKTPSKKAPAKTALAKKTPGIKAPAKKAAAKKTPAKASTKKTAKKVSARNK
- the pheS gene encoding phenylalanine--tRNA ligase subunit alpha codes for the protein MNEAIPQLLTYDEASLDRAFAAVAEEVRGGTSSLETSEAQEAFRLHWLGRKQGRLKLISEAWLKSAPAEARKPLGIRFNQLKQEIEAALQAPVAAAGAAVVRGIDITLPGTVRQPGIAHPLLETMQEIVRVFHHLGYSTNLGPQVETDFYNFEALNFPQNHPARDTQDTLQIADQGAKPSRDRLLMRTHTSPVQIRTMVAQAPPIRIVIPGKVHRNDAADATHSPIFHQVEGLCVDTNITFSDLKGTLDHAMKALFGSGVKTRFFPSFFPFTEPSADVQISCIFCGGKGCRKCKHSGWIELLGCGMVDPAVFASVTEERRKLGLDDDAYNPDRITGFAFGMGVERIAMIQHGISDIGQFYSGDMRFLEQFA
- a CDS encoding universal stress protein codes for the protein MFKKIAVAYDESPEAERAFRSALGLAKLVGGELYLITVIENQPAYMSYVSAIAPEVPLLLKNQKRAFYDDLHNKARATAEKAGVSLHSEMIEGNEIDALLQGVGRLLPELLVVGLRRDPGGISRYLGGTAHQLALHAKCDVLGVR
- a CDS encoding phage holin family protein, with translation MLRLLLHWILNALALLIVSHFVEGFHVSSLISALIAVIIIGLFNATLGLFLKIITLPLGILTFGVFFLVINAVILWFSSQFVPGFAVTTFGAAFWGALALAVLHLLFGFLGISKKRHS
- a CDS encoding pyridoxamine 5'-phosphate oxidase family protein — encoded protein: MGKQFDRIEPHHREFIERQRIFFNASAAADGHVNVSPRDVAALRVIDANTVAYVDRTGSGNETAAHLLADGRLTLMFCAFEGPPLILRLYGRGRIVPRLSAEYAALLAAHFDNTAPPGVRQMVMLEVGLVQTSCGMNVPFFDFAGERDQLTRWAEAKGEKGLEEYWHLKNERSIDGFPTGMLEKTRS
- a CDS encoding ATP-binding protein; the encoded protein is MDSIRNPYAPGAGTQPPELAGRDSVRKQVHVAIARLRIGRPAKSVLMVGLRGVGKTVLLDKMRADAEAEGVFTVRAETPENRSLPALLAPQLRLALLRLSKVENAKDLALYGLRALAGFVKAFKLKYNDIEVGLDLDPEVGLADNGDLEGDLATLFEQVGRAARSAGTDVVLFIDEIQYIEEAQFAALISALHRCAQANLPLTMVGAGLPQLRGLAGNAKSYAERLFDFPMIGPLAPSEAQLAILKPAHDEGVDFTPDAVGSILDRTHGYPYFLQEWGKHSWDVARQSPITLTDVDEASSQAVAALDESFFRVRFDRLTPTEKKYLRAMAELGPGPHRSGDIATTLGKAVNSLAPLRQSLILKGMLWSPNHGDTAFTVPLFDEFMKRIMPGPNWKTD
- the pheT gene encoding phenylalanine--tRNA ligase subunit beta → MKILTSWLRSYLPQLTVSDRQLADDLTLRGIAVEGVHDLGEGNGHLFEMDITTNRVDAMNHYGIAREAATIYNLPLAPLDVALPASTEGAKSFPVRIEASDLCGRFTARVLRGVTVAPSSGRIAEYFSLLGQKQISNAVDVSNFVLMGMGHPTHAFDLDKIEGGIVVRLARKGEKLRLLDGTERTLEADDLVVADEKKALALAGVMGGWDSMITAETKNILVEAAWFDPASIRRSSRRHMLHTDASHRFERGADFNAAPVANALVSRLILESGGQVEGELVDVVVPAAALKTTERAPIALSVKQVQRHLGTTIAAEGITKEIVTQYLASLGCELTPQSEDTFATKLPSWRLDLEREIDLIEEVARVYGYNRFANTLPTPGVVIAHPLAAAENAVRTRLLSLGFSESISSTFASQADSNLFSAVGKKTVAMENPLSEEAALLRPSLLPGMLTMLTHNLNRDVQTVRLFEQGAIFAGGTDEVAESASLSLGLTGTVAASSLHAAQDAPVFELKGVIESLLSLFTHGEVTFTMETPAWLQAGRSATALLDGQPVAQFGELSASETARRKLRQPVYLAQIDLASLYSLPLRKVTAHELSRFQAVERDFSFTFPDAMQWETIAAAIHGLAIPELQRLSPTEIFRDAKGKSVPPGYYALLLKCVFQSNERTLREDELTTWWAEIIATLTKLGGTIRAPGL
- a CDS encoding acyl-CoA carboxylase subunit beta; this encodes MAASEQSVASHAKPTAHHSKLAELAVRHAIAEEGGGPERREKERRAGKLSARERVEFLLDEGTFEETDKFVTHRATDFGMDAQRVPGDGFITGYGRVQGRVVFVFAQDFTVFGGSLSEANAAKIVKIMDMAMRVGAPIVGLNDSGGARIQEGVVSLAGYTDIFLRNTLASGVVPQISAIMGPCAGGAVYSPAITDFTLMTEKTSYMFVTGPDVIKTVTHEDVTKDALGGALTHNEISGVAHFMAHDDQECLAMVRELLSFLPSNNLDDPPRKATQDDPARADAALDSIIPEESNQPYDMVDVISRVVDDGYFFQVQEYFARNIVVGFARMAGRPVGIVANQPAFLAGVLDINASVKGARFVRFCDAFNIPLITFEDVPGFMPGIQQEHGGIIRHGAKLLYAFAEATVPKLTVITRKAYGGAYCVMSSKHLRTDLNLAWPTAEIAVMGPEGAVNIVYKRELDAVVRRAEAIMPQGVSLSEEQKLEVLTEARKEKVEEFRERFANPYVAAERGYIDAVIRPSETRRRLNSALDMLATKREKNPAKKHGNIPL